The Magnolia sinica isolate HGM2019 chromosome 9, MsV1, whole genome shotgun sequence genome contains a region encoding:
- the LOC131254893 gene encoding uncharacterized protein LOC131254893 — MFLPADLFVMPMAVFDVILGMDWLTEYYFVLDCATRIVTFHIPGLPVLQFVAEPRGEPLSSLLACLMNEVFQPFLDQFVVVFIDDILVYLRTREDKVEHWQVVLETIRAHQLYLKLEKCEFL; from the exons atgttcctccCCGCTGATCTGTTTGTGATGCCGATGGCAGtttttgatgttatcctgggtatggactggctcacGGAGTATTATTTTGTCTTGGACTGTGCCACGAGGatagttacgtttcacattcccggCTTGCCAGTGTTAcagttcgtcgccgagcccagaggagagccattgtcgaGTTTGTTGGCTTGT ctgatgaacgaggtcttccagccTTTCCTCGATCAATTCGTAGTGgtgttcattgatgatattcttgtgtaTTTGAGGACCCGAGAGGACAAAGTAGAGCACTGGCAGGTTGTGCTGGAGACcatccgtgcccaccagctgtatctgaagctggagaagtgcgagttcttgTAG